Proteins encoded together in one Pontiella desulfatans window:
- a CDS encoding sulfatase-like hydrolase/transferase, which yields MKRLCLLVLLLGGAVCPLQAARPKPNVVLIVTDDLGWQDVKCYDIDEPSPMETPHLDAFAKKGVMFWQAYSPAPTCSPSRCAIMSGNHPARAQKTHVVGGHPPYARSPGTRMMDPWYSGRMPEDTFTLARAMKTNGYVTGHAGKWHIAINHHAFPQPEDVGFDYTRSDRGAHSNMKDRTKGFATDAGDDPYRLDENGFPRHQNSEDAMQFVQENKDKPFFLYYCTWLVHSPIMTRNEALLAKYEKKLGVDRKDKFPREVPGQVNPYYCAMVESLDYYVGRFFDYLETTDDPRWPGHRLSENTYVIFTSDNGGMEGGKERYTDNAPLDRGKISAKEGGTRVPLLIAGPGIAKGVQSDVMVNGLDFYPTILSLTGTEKPKDKNLDGCDISALLLKDPTNPALVRDADGQERDAMMWHFPHGVALESTIRMGDFKLIRNYDHVGDPATPELELFRLYENGKRTDIEEAENLAGRMPEKTAAMNQRLSEWLEGMDASYPCYNPKNPDLPGQGNVCTVVAHQTKGSTVEFTFKENGAKVVRADLIYTLNGGDKYEEWFRVPAKLNGSKATAGLPEGTTHYLINLVDENQFLVSYPEIKRGGFIKQALAAGTAVAVEAPKALPEAVAAKDANGDGRITEEEYVGHFAPGFERKDKNKDGVLSREEQPHKSFDAADQDKNNQLTREEFMTTFHRQFKGQDRNGDGVITADDAK from the coding sequence ATGAAAAGATTGTGTTTATTGGTGTTGTTGCTGGGGGGTGCGGTTTGCCCGTTGCAGGCCGCGCGGCCGAAGCCGAACGTGGTGCTGATCGTGACGGACGATCTGGGCTGGCAGGATGTGAAGTGCTACGACATCGACGAGCCGTCGCCGATGGAGACGCCGCACCTTGACGCCTTTGCAAAAAAGGGCGTGATGTTTTGGCAGGCCTATTCGCCTGCCCCCACCTGTTCGCCGAGCCGCTGCGCGATCATGAGCGGCAACCATCCGGCGCGCGCGCAGAAGACGCATGTGGTCGGCGGCCATCCGCCCTATGCGCGGAGCCCCGGTACGCGGATGATGGATCCGTGGTACAGCGGCCGCATGCCGGAGGACACCTTCACGCTGGCACGGGCGATGAAGACGAACGGCTATGTGACCGGTCATGCGGGCAAGTGGCACATTGCCATCAACCACCACGCCTTCCCGCAGCCGGAGGATGTCGGGTTCGACTACACCCGCTCCGACCGCGGCGCGCATTCCAACATGAAGGATCGCACCAAGGGTTTCGCGACCGATGCCGGGGACGATCCGTACCGGCTGGATGAAAACGGGTTCCCGCGCCACCAGAACAGCGAGGATGCCATGCAGTTCGTCCAAGAAAACAAGGACAAGCCGTTTTTCCTCTACTATTGCACGTGGCTGGTGCACAGCCCCATCATGACACGCAACGAAGCGTTGTTGGCCAAGTATGAAAAAAAGTTGGGGGTGGACCGGAAGGATAAATTCCCGAGGGAGGTTCCGGGCCAGGTGAATCCGTACTATTGCGCGATGGTGGAGTCGCTCGACTATTATGTTGGCCGGTTTTTCGATTATCTTGAAACCACCGACGACCCGCGCTGGCCGGGGCACAGGCTCAGCGAAAACACCTATGTGATTTTCACATCGGACAACGGCGGCATGGAGGGCGGCAAGGAGCGCTATACCGACAACGCCCCGCTGGATCGCGGCAAGATTTCCGCCAAGGAGGGGGGCACCCGCGTGCCGTTGCTCATCGCGGGGCCCGGCATCGCCAAGGGGGTGCAGAGCGATGTGATGGTGAACGGGCTCGATTTCTATCCAACCATTCTTTCGCTGACCGGGACGGAAAAGCCAAAGGACAAGAACCTGGACGGCTGCGATATTTCGGCGCTGCTGCTGAAGGATCCCACCAACCCTGCTTTGGTGAGGGATGCCGACGGTCAGGAGCGGGATGCGATGATGTGGCACTTCCCGCACGGCGTGGCGCTCGAAAGCACGATCCGCATGGGCGACTTCAAGCTCATCCGCAACTATGACCATGTCGGCGATCCGGCCACCCCGGAACTGGAGCTGTTCCGGCTTTATGAAAACGGCAAGCGCACCGATATTGAAGAGGCGGAAAACCTGGCGGGAAGGATGCCGGAAAAAACAGCCGCGATGAACCAGCGGCTGTCGGAATGGCTTGAGGGCATGGATGCGAGTTATCCCTGCTACAACCCGAAAAACCCGGACCTTCCGGGGCAAGGAAACGTCTGCACCGTCGTGGCCCATCAAACGAAGGGCAGCACGGTGGAGTTCACCTTCAAGGAAAACGGTGCGAAGGTGGTGCGGGCGGATCTGATTTATACGCTCAACGGCGGGGATAAATACGAGGAATGGTTCCGTGTGCCCGCCAAGTTGAACGGATCGAAGGCGACTGCGGGACTGCCGGAGGGCACCACGCACTATCTGATTAACCTGGTGGATGAAAACCAATTTCTCGTCAGCTATCCGGAAATCAAAAGGGGCGGTTTTATAAAACAGGCGTTGGCCGCTGGAACCGCGGTGGCCGTGGAAGCGCCGAAGGCGTTGCCGGAAGCGGTGGCCGCAAAGGATGCGAACGGCGATGGCCGGATTACGGAAGAGGAATATGTCGGCCATTTTGCGCCGGGCTTCGAGCGCAAGGATAAAAACAAGGATGGCGTGCTAAGCCGTGAGGAGCAGCCCCACAAATCCTTCGACGCCGCGGACCAGGACAAGAACAACCAGCTGACCCGCGAGGAATTCATGACAACGTTCCATCGGCAGTTCAAGGGCCAGGATCGGAATGGGGATGGAGTGATAACGGCGGATGATGCCAAATGA